A single genomic interval of Noviherbaspirillum saxi harbors:
- a CDS encoding alpha-ketoacid dehydrogenase subunit beta, with product MSQITVNEAITQALAEEMRRDPRVLMFGEGVATKRQDLLAEFGGQRVRNTPLAEGIIAGTAAGAAATGLRPVVDLLFAPFLCFAMDEIVNSAGKLRYISGGQFAFPMVVIAMTGSGWTVGAQHNHNLEAWFVHSPGLKVVMPSNAADFKGLLKSAIRDDNPVLFFVDMALGHVPGEVQDDEQLVPLGRAAIAREGKDVTIISYAKMVNTCLEAAEQLAEQGISAEVIDLRSLKPLDEEAILRSARKTGRVLIVHEASRMCGVGAEVSAIITEHAFDALKAPIIRLTGPDAPAPSSYMLEQAFMPQPDAVVVSVAKLMGPIALRGHAREAVNA from the coding sequence ATGTCCCAGATCACCGTCAACGAAGCGATTACCCAGGCGCTGGCCGAAGAAATGCGGCGCGATCCGCGCGTACTGATGTTCGGCGAAGGCGTCGCCACCAAACGCCAGGACCTGCTTGCCGAATTCGGCGGCCAACGCGTGCGCAACACGCCGCTGGCCGAAGGCATCATCGCCGGCACCGCAGCAGGCGCTGCCGCAACCGGACTGCGTCCCGTGGTCGATCTGCTGTTTGCGCCCTTTCTGTGCTTTGCCATGGATGAGATCGTCAACAGCGCAGGCAAGCTGCGTTACATCTCGGGCGGGCAGTTCGCATTTCCGATGGTCGTCATCGCGATGACCGGCAGCGGATGGACCGTGGGCGCGCAGCACAACCACAATCTCGAGGCCTGGTTCGTCCACAGTCCCGGCCTGAAAGTCGTCATGCCTTCGAATGCAGCCGATTTCAAAGGCCTGCTGAAGTCGGCGATCCGCGATGACAATCCGGTGCTGTTCTTCGTCGACATGGCGCTCGGCCATGTCCCCGGCGAGGTGCAGGATGACGAACAGTTGGTCCCGCTGGGGCGGGCGGCGATCGCACGCGAAGGCAAGGATGTCACCATCATCTCCTACGCGAAAATGGTCAATACCTGTCTGGAGGCAGCCGAACAGCTTGCGGAGCAAGGCATCTCGGCCGAAGTGATCGATCTGCGCTCGCTCAAGCCGCTGGATGAAGAAGCGATCCTGCGTTCGGCACGCAAGACCGGGCGGGTCCTGATCGTGCATGAAGCGAGCCGCATGTGCGGCGTGGGTGCCGAAGTCAGCGCGATCATTACCGAGCATGCCTTCGATGCCTTGAAAGCGCCCATCATCCGTCTGACCGGTCCGGATGCGCCCGCGCCGTCGAGTTATATGCTGGAGCAGGCTTTCATGCCGCAGCCGGATGCGGTCGTCGTCAGCGTCGCAAAGCTGATGGGCCCGATTGCGCTGCGCGGCCACGCTCGTGAAGCCGTCAATGCCTGA
- a CDS encoding cbb3-type cytochrome oxidase subunit 3, translating into MTIEQFLFDARSLVTVLSFLSFVGIVWWAYSARRGDDFAVAANLPFADETGGKTSERSAEDKHV; encoded by the coding sequence ATGACAATCGAGCAATTTCTATTTGATGCACGCAGCCTGGTGACGGTGCTGAGCTTTCTGAGCTTCGTCGGCATCGTCTGGTGGGCATACAGCGCACGTCGCGGCGATGATTTCGCCGTGGCAGCCAATCTGCCTTTCGCCGACGAGACTGGGGGCAAGACGAGCGAAAGATCAGCGGAGGACAAGCATGTCTGA
- the ccoP gene encoding cytochrome-c oxidase, cbb3-type subunit III: MSDFTSGFWSAYVAILTLLGIAGCAVLLWAQAKVKIVIPEGEEAKPTGHSWDDGLTELNNPMPRWWMWLFYITIVFSIAYLVLYPGLGSFKGKLGWESTGEYQAELKKADQEYGPIFDKYQSQDLKTVAADPHARAIGERLFMTYCAQCHGSDARGNKGYPNLTDKDWLYGGEPAVIKATIMKGRNGVMPPMGAALGSDKDVENVAHYVLNLSGATSDPIKVAFGKEKFTSCVACHGPGGQGNPALGAPNLSDKIWLYGGSADTVVETIRKGRNNTMPAFDEFLGEGKVHLLAAYVWGLSNEKALIPER, encoded by the coding sequence ATGTCTGACTTTACAAGCGGATTCTGGAGCGCATACGTCGCCATCCTGACCCTGCTCGGCATTGCCGGTTGCGCGGTTCTGTTGTGGGCGCAGGCCAAGGTAAAGATTGTCATCCCCGAGGGTGAAGAGGCAAAGCCCACTGGCCACAGCTGGGATGACGGCTTGACCGAACTGAACAATCCGATGCCGCGCTGGTGGATGTGGCTGTTCTATATCACCATCGTATTCAGCATTGCGTATCTGGTGCTGTATCCAGGCCTTGGTTCATTCAAGGGAAAACTCGGTTGGGAGTCCACCGGCGAGTATCAGGCCGAGCTGAAAAAGGCTGATCAGGAATACGGACCTATCTTCGACAAGTACCAGAGCCAGGATCTGAAAACCGTCGCCGCCGATCCGCACGCGCGTGCGATCGGCGAGCGGCTGTTCATGACTTACTGCGCCCAGTGCCATGGCTCGGATGCGCGCGGCAACAAGGGCTATCCCAACCTGACCGACAAGGACTGGCTGTATGGCGGTGAGCCGGCGGTGATCAAGGCCACCATCATGAAGGGTCGTAATGGCGTGATGCCGCCGATGGGCGCTGCCCTGGGATCGGACAAGGATGTCGAGAACGTCGCGCATTACGTGTTGAACCTGTCCGGCGCGACCTCCGACCCGATCAAGGTTGCGTTCGGAAAGGAAAAGTTCACATCCTGCGTGGCATGTCATGGCCCGGGCGGGCAGGGTAATCCGGCGCTTGGCGCTCCCAATCTGAGCGACAAAATCTGGCTCTACGGCGGCAGCGCGGACACGGTGGTGGAAACCATACGCAAGGGCCGCAACAACACCATGCCGGCCTTCGACGAATTCCTTGGCGAAGGCAAGGTGCATCTGCTGGCGGCCTATGTCTGGGGCCTGTCGAATGAAAAGGCACTGATCCCCGAGAGGTAA
- the ccoG gene encoding cytochrome c oxidase accessory protein CcoG: MSEPAVKVSVVTMYQARQEIYPRDVKGWYANWRWACVWLTQIVFYGLPWMSWNDRQAVLFDLAARKFYLFGIVLWPQDFIYLALLLIICAYALFLFTAVAGRLWCGYACPQTVYTEIFMWIERKIEGSRSARMRLDKQSWSVDKLLRKSSKHLAWGAVALWTGFTFVGYFTPTHTLLREVATVTFGPWEWFWILFYAFATYGNAGWMREQVCKYMCPYARFQSSMFDRDTLTVTYDAQRGEPRGARTRKAAGAAFGSCIDCSMCVQVCPTGIDIRDGLQADCIGCAACIDACDMVMDKIGTPRGLIRYATENAMVQGLGAAEIRRRAFRPRILIYSGILFVIVALCAGSLFMRTPLKMDVIRDRGAMGREVEEGMIENVYRLQIMNTDERQHRFRISVSGIDSIALASPDQVELAATDSRGVPVRVRIGHGKGEKGANKIAFEIVAIDDENLRVKEEAVFIVPR; this comes from the coding sequence ATGAGCGAACCTGCAGTCAAGGTTTCTGTCGTCACGATGTACCAGGCGCGCCAGGAAATCTATCCGCGCGATGTCAAGGGATGGTATGCAAACTGGCGCTGGGCATGCGTATGGCTGACGCAAATCGTGTTCTACGGCTTGCCGTGGATGTCATGGAACGATCGCCAGGCAGTGCTGTTCGATCTGGCCGCGCGCAAGTTCTATCTGTTCGGCATCGTGCTGTGGCCGCAGGATTTCATCTATCTGGCGCTGCTGCTGATCATTTGCGCGTATGCGTTGTTTCTGTTCACCGCAGTCGCGGGGCGGCTCTGGTGCGGCTACGCCTGTCCGCAAACCGTGTACACCGAAATTTTCATGTGGATAGAGCGCAAGATCGAAGGCAGCCGCAGCGCGCGCATGCGCCTCGACAAGCAGTCGTGGAGCGTCGACAAGCTGTTGCGCAAGTCATCCAAGCATCTGGCATGGGGAGCTGTTGCGTTGTGGACCGGCTTTACCTTCGTCGGTTACTTCACGCCGACGCATACGCTGCTGCGCGAAGTCGCGACCGTCACGTTCGGTCCATGGGAATGGTTCTGGATTCTTTTCTACGCATTTGCCACCTATGGCAACGCCGGCTGGATGCGCGAGCAGGTGTGCAAGTACATGTGCCCGTATGCACGCTTTCAAAGCTCGATGTTCGACCGCGATACGCTGACCGTCACCTACGACGCGCAACGCGGCGAACCGCGCGGAGCACGCACCCGGAAGGCTGCAGGCGCTGCGTTCGGTTCCTGCATCGACTGCTCGATGTGCGTGCAGGTCTGCCCGACCGGGATCGATATTCGCGACGGCCTGCAAGCCGACTGCATCGGTTGCGCCGCCTGCATCGACGCCTGCGACATGGTGATGGACAAGATCGGCACGCCGCGCGGCCTGATCCGGTATGCGACGGAGAATGCGATGGTTCAGGGATTGGGCGCGGCTGAAATCCGGCGGCGCGCATTTCGGCCGCGCATCCTGATTTACAGTGGAATCCTGTTCGTGATCGTCGCGCTGTGCGCCGGCTCGCTATTCATGCGCACGCCGCTGAAAATGGATGTGATTCGCGACCGTGGCGCAATGGGCCGCGAAGTGGAAGAAGGCATGATCGAAAACGTGTACCGGCTGCAGATCATGAATACCGACGAACGGCAGCATCGCTTTCGTATTTCGGTGAGCGGAATCGATTCGATCGCATTGGCGAGTCCGGACCAGGTGGAACTCGCGGCAACCGATTCACGCGGCGTTCCGGTGCGCGTGCGCATCGGACATGGAAAAGGCGAGAAGGGGGCGAACAAGATCGCGTTCGAGATCGTGGCAATCGACGACGAAAATCTGCGGGTGAAGGAAGAAGCGGTATTTATCGTACCGCGTTGA
- a CDS encoding GAF domain-containing protein: MTLKVDAIRECLEGVIPGTMATASPDGTPNVAYLSQVQFVDSDHVALSYQFFNKTRQNIMANPRAALIVTNPVTVMQYRLSLEYLRTETSGPLFESMKAKLAGIASHTGMSGVFRLLGADVFRVHSIQPVPGQTLPAPPPHRNLLSALRNCSERLAACADLEKLLAETLACLKQQFGIEHTMILMLDQATRRLYTVASHGYDASGVGSEIPLGEGVIGVAARECTPIRISHMNAEYGYSRAVRESTAGSDWASALETEIPLPGLRAPRSQLAVPIVGGARLLGILYVESPQDLRFTYDDEDALVSLARQLGMTIHLLQMAADASEETSHPVQAATRPHGLPLAVRHFAGNDSIFLGDDYLIKGVAGSIFWTLLRDYTDKGRTEFTNRELRLDGRIRLPDVSDNLEARLLLLGKRLVEHEAAIRIEKTGRGRFRLRVDRPVHLRAE; the protein is encoded by the coding sequence ATGACGCTCAAAGTCGACGCCATCCGCGAATGCCTGGAAGGCGTGATTCCGGGAACGATGGCGACCGCCTCGCCGGACGGCACACCCAACGTCGCCTATCTATCCCAGGTCCAATTCGTCGACAGCGACCATGTCGCGCTGTCCTATCAGTTTTTCAACAAGACGCGGCAAAACATCATGGCCAATCCTCGGGCCGCGCTCATCGTAACCAATCCGGTCACGGTCATGCAATACCGCCTGTCACTGGAATATCTGCGTACCGAGACTTCCGGGCCGCTGTTCGAAAGCATGAAGGCCAAACTGGCCGGAATCGCTTCCCATACCGGGATGAGCGGCGTGTTCCGCCTGCTCGGAGCCGACGTATTCCGGGTTCATTCGATCCAGCCGGTGCCGGGACAGACTTTGCCTGCGCCTCCGCCGCATCGAAACCTGTTGTCGGCGCTGCGCAATTGCAGCGAACGCCTGGCCGCCTGTGCCGACCTGGAAAAGCTGCTTGCCGAAACTCTGGCTTGCCTGAAGCAACAGTTCGGCATCGAGCACACGATGATCCTGATGCTGGACCAGGCAACCCGCCGCCTTTACACGGTTGCCAGCCACGGTTATGACGCGTCGGGGGTCGGTTCCGAAATTCCCTTGGGCGAAGGCGTGATCGGTGTCGCCGCGCGCGAGTGCACGCCGATCCGGATCAGCCACATGAATGCCGAGTACGGCTACAGTCGAGCGGTGCGCGAAAGCACGGCGGGGAGCGACTGGGCCTCGGCCCTTGAGACGGAAATTCCATTACCCGGCCTGCGCGCGCCGCGCAGCCAGCTCGCGGTTCCCATCGTCGGCGGTGCGCGGCTGCTGGGCATCCTGTATGTGGAAAGCCCGCAAGACCTGCGGTTCACGTATGACGATGAAGATGCGCTGGTCAGCCTGGCACGGCAACTCGGAATGACGATCCATCTGCTGCAGATGGCGGCGGATGCCTCCGAAGAAACGTCGCATCCGGTGCAGGCCGCGACGCGGCCACATGGCCTGCCCCTGGCCGTCCGCCACTTCGCCGGCAACGACTCGATCTTCCTTGGCGACGATTATCTGATCAAGGGTGTCGCGGGCTCGATTTTCTGGACCTTGCTGCGTGACTATACCGACAAGGGACGCACGGAATTCACCAATCGTGAGCTTCGTCTTGATGGCCGCATACGCTTACCGGATGTCAGCGACAATCTGGAAGCACGCTTGCTGCTGCTGGGCAAGCGCCTGGTTGAACATGAAGCCGCGATCCGTATCGAAAAAACCGGACGCGGCCGCTTTCGTCTGCGAGTCGATCGGCCGGTCCATCTGCGTGCCGAGTAA
- the fnr gene encoding fumarate/nitrate reduction transcriptional regulator Fnr, with the protein MSTRCSACSMHQICLPTGLKEADMDRLDQIIGRRRKVPRDTHLYRVGDPFTKLYAIRLGHFKTHQVNPNGDQQVTGFQMAGELLGMDAISTERHHCDAIALEDSEVCEIPFSRLEGLFGEMPPLLHHFHRMMSQEITREQSVMLLLGNMRAEQRFAAFLTNLSSRYSVRGYSSTSFQLRMTREEIGNYLGLTIESISRLLSKFKKRGWIKVSNRDLELLEPGMLKAVAAGTQTCA; encoded by the coding sequence ATGAGCACCCGCTGCTCGGCCTGCAGCATGCATCAGATCTGCCTGCCGACGGGACTCAAGGAAGCGGACATGGACAGGCTGGACCAGATCATCGGCCGCCGCCGCAAGGTGCCGCGCGACACCCATCTGTACCGCGTCGGCGACCCATTCACCAAGCTGTATGCGATTCGCCTCGGTCACTTCAAGACACATCAGGTCAACCCGAACGGCGACCAGCAGGTGACCGGCTTCCAGATGGCCGGCGAATTGCTCGGCATGGATGCGATCAGTACCGAGCGCCACCATTGCGACGCGATTGCGCTGGAAGACAGCGAAGTCTGCGAGATTCCGTTTTCGCGGCTGGAAGGCCTGTTTGGCGAAATGCCGCCGCTGCTGCATCACTTTCACAGGATGATGAGCCAGGAAATCACGCGTGAACAAAGCGTCATGCTCCTGCTCGGCAACATGCGTGCGGAGCAGCGCTTTGCCGCTTTCCTAACCAATTTGTCGTCGCGTTACTCCGTACGCGGTTACTCGTCGACCAGCTTCCAGTTGCGGATGACGCGCGAGGAAATCGGCAACTACCTGGGTTTGACGATTGAAAGCATCAGTCGGCTGCTGTCGAAGTTCAAGAAGCGCGGATGGATCAAAGTCAGCAATCGCGACCTTGAACTATTGGAGCCAGGCATGCTGAAGGCGGTCGCCGCAGGAACGCAGACCTGTGCCTAA
- a CDS encoding FixH family protein, which translates to MNTTRATSAAKARPWYTHRWPWLLMLGPALVVIAGIHTTWIAFTRQDALVVDDYYKEGKAINQDLRRDRIASDMGLHASLRYDAAAGKLSGSVLGLGESASGRLSIKLVHSTQPEKDISLLVQPDGGGTFEASLAMLDMARWQVLIESEQRDWRLHQTWNWPQQRSIQIAAETSR; encoded by the coding sequence ATGAATACGACACGCGCAACATCCGCCGCGAAAGCGCGCCCCTGGTACACCCATCGCTGGCCGTGGCTATTGATGCTGGGACCGGCGCTGGTCGTGATCGCGGGAATCCATACCACCTGGATCGCCTTTACCCGGCAGGATGCGCTGGTGGTCGATGACTATTACAAGGAAGGCAAGGCCATCAACCAGGATCTGCGGCGCGACCGCATTGCCTCCGACATGGGCTTGCACGCCTCCCTGCGCTATGACGCGGCGGCCGGCAAACTGTCGGGCTCCGTGCTCGGGCTGGGCGAGTCCGCATCCGGCCGGCTATCGATCAAGCTGGTGCATTCGACCCAGCCGGAAAAAGACATCAGCCTGCTGGTGCAGCCGGACGGGGGCGGAACATTCGAAGCGAGTCTGGCGATGCTGGACATGGCGCGCTGGCAAGTGTTGATCGAAAGCGAACAGCGCGACTGGCGGCTGCATCAGACATGGAACTGGCCGCAGCAGCGTTCGATACAGATTGCCGCGGAGACGTCCAGATGA
- a CDS encoding thiamine pyrophosphate-dependent dehydrogenase E1 component subunit alpha: protein MSQIIQDSRAVSMLECMMLIRAYEEKITALQAAAGGAGTCTSVGQEASAVGVVRALSTDDRILTNHRSAGHLLARGADPGRLFAEVMGRSTGYCKGKSGSLHISAKELGVLLTSTIVGGELSLATGVALSMSMLKQPGIVACFFGDGAACEGIFHESLNLASVWKLPILYVCENNQWQAYVHRKETMIGDHVSAWAKNYGMESRTVDGNDVEAVHAATREAIARIHETGKPYLLETYTYRLRGHFEPDDQAYVAADELAQWRERDPIAQMQQKLIARGEISPSDIAQMEARVAKTIAQAAEFALNSPFPAASELTTDVYA from the coding sequence ATGAGCCAGATAATCCAGGATAGCCGTGCGGTATCGATGCTGGAATGCATGATGCTGATACGGGCTTATGAAGAAAAGATCACTGCATTGCAAGCCGCCGCCGGGGGCGCGGGAACCTGCACATCGGTCGGTCAGGAAGCATCGGCCGTCGGCGTGGTGCGCGCGCTCAGCACAGACGACCGCATTCTCACCAACCACCGCAGCGCCGGCCATCTGCTGGCGCGCGGCGCGGACCCAGGGCGCCTGTTTGCCGAAGTCATGGGCCGCAGCACCGGCTATTGCAAGGGCAAGAGCGGTTCGCTGCATATCTCGGCCAAGGAGCTGGGCGTATTGCTGACTTCGACCATCGTCGGCGGCGAACTGTCGCTGGCGACCGGGGTCGCGCTGTCGATGTCCATGCTCAAGCAACCGGGTATCGTGGCCTGCTTTTTTGGCGATGGCGCAGCCTGCGAAGGCATTTTCCACGAATCGCTCAATCTGGCCTCGGTATGGAAGCTGCCCATCCTTTACGTGTGCGAAAACAACCAGTGGCAAGCCTATGTTCATCGCAAAGAAACCATGATCGGCGACCATGTGAGCGCATGGGCGAAAAACTATGGGATGGAAAGCCGCACGGTCGACGGCAACGATGTCGAAGCAGTGCATGCCGCAACCCGCGAAGCCATTGCACGCATTCATGAAACCGGCAAACCCTATCTGCTGGAAACCTATACCTACCGCCTGCGCGGCCATTTCGAACCGGACGATCAGGCGTATGTCGCTGCCGACGAACTTGCGCAATGGCGCGAGCGCGACCCGATCGCGCAAATGCAGCAAAAGCTGATCGCGCGCGGCGAAATCAGCCCCAGCGACATCGCGCAAATGGAAGCCCGGGTCGCCAAAACCATCGCGCAAGCCGCCGAGTTTGCACTCAACTCACCCTTCCCGGCCGCGTCAGAATTGACGACCGACGTTTACGCTTAA
- a CDS encoding DUF1631 family protein, which translates to MAETEYKRLLQSAQDRAQIGFLAAAQRAMQDADKNIVETLAKARSGLDHSALTGVRHFIRQDGNVFLRCIDTRFRASLERAMQTMFVDLRPGMRKLTADELSLIDDEAVNHQIEVGRLAERMRDANEESIGRLNVIIAQIHGHHEAKERENPFRPYLLARALYEAIKETAADEANSRMLFDHIANALVPHLPGYYQSIRDVFEASGLRGKFTMQRSRHAHTQRYFGAPGAGNDAAAQFSAKLMPGLQRILEAMQNIPAGMNAYAGAAPGAVSGENPATVQDFLRKMFVPSRSFFPPGSEPPRARSEPVAPVNSLVRQLSDYQSAAAREEAPTPQANATPPRLAQVCERMDLQKASVMERMTVDVVAMLFDIILDDEQIPAELRRHIGRLQIPILKAAVIEPELMHDETHPARLLLNRMSSAAVSVDPASPDGARLAAEFDRIVSRILAEFDADVSIFADTLQQFESFLVDFVRHDDSRATQAIEAVEAAEKFSILLSNTMDALCEVLLPLNADKRISDFVIRVWPHVLVHAAWKDVESRTSADGPESLAQQYRNVLPELLWSIQEKQNPADRAALMRMLPGLVKRFRDALNLIQLPDDEAKEMLDTLIELHTQVLRGVAKTKDAETVSLDELRQPFARLVVSWERVTWSLADPPQPRASVIEDVFGKRGVVARQHLDAGIGGTSAADRDFLAQTYLLGTRVQFMHDGAGTPGQLVWISTHRSLYLFRQENDAGLVLFSFASLLDALREEMVLPLEYAPVFERAVESLLFGAGKLQDMSV; encoded by the coding sequence ATGGCAGAAACCGAATACAAGCGTCTTCTTCAGTCCGCACAGGACCGTGCACAGATAGGCTTTCTCGCCGCGGCTCAGCGGGCAATGCAGGACGCCGACAAGAATATTGTTGAAACTCTGGCAAAGGCCAGGTCCGGCCTGGACCACTCCGCCCTGACCGGCGTACGCCATTTCATCCGGCAGGACGGCAACGTTTTTCTGCGTTGCATAGATACGCGATTCAGAGCCAGCCTGGAGCGGGCGATGCAGACCATGTTCGTTGATTTGCGGCCGGGCATGCGCAAGCTTACCGCCGACGAGCTATCGCTCATCGACGACGAAGCGGTGAACCATCAAATTGAAGTCGGACGCCTGGCCGAGCGCATGCGCGATGCCAACGAGGAAAGCATAGGCCGGCTTAATGTGATCATTGCCCAGATCCATGGGCACCACGAAGCGAAAGAGCGCGAGAATCCGTTTCGCCCCTATCTGCTGGCACGCGCCTTGTACGAAGCCATCAAGGAAACCGCGGCCGACGAAGCTAATTCGCGGATGCTGTTCGATCACATCGCCAACGCGCTGGTGCCGCATCTTCCGGGTTATTACCAATCCATCCGCGACGTGTTCGAAGCCTCGGGCCTGCGCGGCAAGTTCACCATGCAGCGATCGCGCCATGCGCATACCCAGCGCTATTTCGGCGCGCCCGGCGCTGGCAATGACGCTGCAGCGCAATTCAGTGCGAAACTCATGCCGGGCCTGCAACGCATACTGGAAGCCATGCAGAACATACCGGCCGGCATGAATGCATACGCAGGAGCAGCACCCGGTGCAGTGTCTGGCGAAAATCCGGCGACGGTGCAGGACTTTCTACGCAAGATGTTTGTTCCCTCCCGATCCTTTTTTCCGCCTGGAAGCGAGCCGCCAAGAGCCCGAAGCGAGCCGGTCGCGCCAGTCAATTCTTTGGTGCGCCAGCTAAGCGATTACCAGAGCGCCGCCGCGCGGGAAGAAGCGCCCACCCCGCAAGCGAACGCGACGCCGCCCCGGCTGGCGCAGGTATGCGAACGCATGGACCTGCAAAAAGCGTCGGTGATGGAGCGGATGACGGTCGATGTGGTGGCAATGCTGTTCGATATCATCCTTGACGACGAACAGATTCCTGCTGAACTGCGGCGGCACATCGGGCGTCTGCAGATTCCCATTCTCAAGGCAGCGGTGATCGAACCGGAACTCATGCACGACGAAACCCATCCGGCCCGGCTCCTGCTGAACCGGATGAGTTCGGCGGCGGTATCGGTCGATCCGGCTTCGCCGGACGGCGCCCGCCTGGCTGCGGAATTCGATCGTATCGTCAGCCGCATCCTGGCCGAATTCGACGCCGATGTGTCGATCTTTGCCGACACCCTGCAGCAGTTCGAAAGCTTCCTGGTCGATTTCGTGCGCCACGACGACAGCCGGGCAACGCAAGCAATCGAGGCGGTCGAGGCGGCGGAAAAATTCAGCATCCTGCTCAGCAATACGATGGATGCCCTGTGCGAAGTGCTGCTGCCGCTTAACGCGGACAAACGGATTTCGGATTTCGTCATCCGCGTATGGCCGCATGTGCTGGTGCATGCGGCGTGGAAGGATGTGGAAAGCAGAACCTCTGCCGATGGGCCCGAAAGCTTGGCTCAGCAGTATCGCAACGTCTTGCCCGAGTTGTTGTGGAGCATACAAGAGAAGCAGAATCCGGCGGACCGCGCTGCCTTGATGCGAATGTTGCCAGGGCTGGTCAAACGCTTTCGCGATGCGCTCAATCTGATTCAGTTGCCGGATGATGAAGCCAAGGAAATGCTCGATACCCTGATCGAACTGCACACTCAGGTATTGCGCGGTGTCGCAAAGACGAAGGATGCGGAAACGGTTTCACTCGACGAACTCCGCCAGCCGTTTGCGCGGCTTGTCGTGTCGTGGGAGAGGGTTACCTGGAGCCTTGCCGATCCACCGCAACCACGGGCGTCGGTCATCGAAGACGTATTCGGCAAGCGCGGTGTCGTGGCCCGGCAGCATCTGGATGCGGGTATCGGCGGCACATCTGCAGCCGATCGGGATTTTCTCGCGCAAACCTATCTGCTTGGCACGCGTGTCCAGTTCATGCACGACGGCGCCGGCACGCCGGGTCAGCTGGTCTGGATCAGCACCCATCGTTCGCTCTATCTGTTCAGGCAGGAGAACGACGCCGGTCTTGTCCTGTTCAGTTTCGCTTCGCTGCTCGACGCACTGCGCGAGGAAATGGTGCTGCCGCTGGAGTATGCGCCGGTGTTCGAACGCGCGGTTGAGTCGCTGTTGTTCGGGGCGGGAAAGCTGCAGGACATGTCGGTATAA
- a CDS encoding cytochrome-c oxidase, with translation MQTTTPALPAFSRVGVIWLKLAVVYLIIGVAMGIMMGASKNFALRPVHAHVNLLGWATMALAGLIYSVFPDAGESKLARVHFWLANISLPVMAVSLSFVVTGSRGLIPVLAMSEIVAALGIVVFAVNIFLNLKTR, from the coding sequence ATGCAAACCACTACCCCCGCCCTGCCCGCCTTTTCCCGTGTAGGAGTCATCTGGCTCAAGCTCGCCGTGGTCTACCTGATCATCGGCGTCGCAATGGGCATCATGATGGGCGCAAGCAAAAACTTCGCGCTGCGACCGGTCCACGCCCACGTCAATTTGCTCGGCTGGGCGACGATGGCGCTGGCTGGCCTGATTTACAGCGTGTTTCCGGATGCGGGTGAAAGCAAGCTGGCACGCGTTCACTTTTGGCTGGCCAATATCTCGCTTCCGGTCATGGCGGTTTCACTGTCTTTTGTCGTCACCGGCAGTCGCGGCCTGATACCGGTGCTGGCGATGTCGGAAATCGTCGCCGCGCTTGGCATTGTCGTTTTTGCAGTCAATATTTTCCTGAATCTGAAGACGCGCTGA
- a CDS encoding pseudouridine synthase, which yields MSKMSLDRILQSQGFGTRKWCRELIADGEVAVGGEVITDYRAGFETAGLSFTIFDETWDYREHVYIALNKPANFECSRKPSHHPGVLTLLPEQFTWRDVQPVGRLDHDTTGLLLMSDDGAFIHAQSSPRRHVPKLYTATTHAPVTDALVQQLLGGVQLHDEPAPLAAVSCKKLDEHRIEIVLEQGKYHQVKRMLAAAGNHCEALQRTMIGRLSLDGLGLEEGEWTFLEADQLALLVPD from the coding sequence ATGAGCAAAATGAGCCTAGACCGTATCCTGCAATCGCAGGGCTTCGGCACCCGCAAATGGTGCCGAGAATTGATCGCTGATGGTGAAGTGGCCGTGGGCGGCGAAGTCATCACCGATTACCGCGCCGGTTTCGAGACCGCCGGCCTGTCCTTCACGATTTTCGATGAAACCTGGGACTATCGGGAGCATGTCTATATCGCCCTCAACAAGCCGGCGAATTTCGAATGCTCGCGCAAACCCAGCCACCATCCCGGCGTACTGACATTGTTGCCCGAACAATTTACCTGGCGCGACGTTCAGCCGGTTGGACGGCTCGATCACGATACGACCGGCCTGCTCCTGATGTCGGACGATGGCGCCTTCATCCACGCCCAGTCGTCTCCCCGCCGGCACGTGCCGAAGCTGTACACGGCGACCACCCACGCGCCGGTCACCGATGCGCTGGTGCAGCAGTTGCTGGGCGGCGTTCAATTGCATGACGAGCCGGCGCCGCTGGCCGCCGTGTCCTGCAAAAAGCTTGATGAACATCGTATCGAAATCGTGCTGGAGCAGGGCAAATACCATCAGGTCAAGAGAATGCTGGCCGCGGCGGGCAACCATTGCGAGGCGCTACAGAGAACCATGATAGGCCGCCTCAGCCTGGATGGCCTTGGGCTGGAAGAAGGCGAATGGACCTTCCTGGAAGCCGATCAGCTGGCGTTGCTCGTTCCCGACTAA